In Kosmotoga arenicorallina S304, the sequence TTGGGGTTTTCATGCTCATTAAGCGAAAATAATTCTTCTGTTTAACAGATATCATTTGGCTTTTTAACAGAAAATAGAAGGTTTTTTAATGTTTGAAATTCTGAAGATGTACTCCAAATTGTTTGCCAAACCTTCGAAAGATTTTGGTCTGGCGAAGTATGTTTTTCCTTCTGAAAATGTGGGTTTATACCTTCACATTCCTTTTTGCAAACACTTTTGCGATTTTTGCCCATATCACAAAATAAAATATGATGCTGTTTTAGCAAGAGATTATGTAAACCTTATCAAAAAAGAATTATCGTTGCATGAAATAAAGCTTTTTGACTCATTGTATATAGGCGGGGGAACTCCTTCGGATGACCTGGATTTGCTAGCTGGGATATTTGAATTTTTGCGAGAACGGGTTTCGCGTGAAATCGCTCTGGAAGTTCATCCCCTTGATGCTACTCTTCAAAAGCTAAAAAGGATAAAAGATCTGGGTGTTAACTACATCAGTTTGGGCCTTCAATCGTTCAACGATGAGGTGCTAATACACTTTGGACGCGACCATAGTGCAAGAGATAATTACCTTGCCCTTAAAAACGCCCTCGACTTAGATTTTGACTTTGTCGATGTTGATGTGGTCTTTGACCCGCTAAGATTTTCAGATAAAGTCGCACATGCAGATCTGGAAAATGTCATGAGGCTTTCACCACAGCAAATTTCCGTATACCCTATGATGCGCTTTTCATATACTAAGTTCAAAGGCACAAGAAATCGCAGCCGAAGGGAATTTAAGGTATTTGACACGCTTGATGAGATTGCAGATAAGAATGGTTACAGAAGAGATACCCTCTGGACTTATGTGAGGAAGGATTTGAAGAAGAGATATACTTCAGTTGCAAGGGAATTCTACCTCGGCCTGGGACTTAGCGCTTCTACCTTTACCGGTTATGTGTTCGCCACAAACACCTTTTCACTGGCTCGCTATCGCGAAAATCTGGAAAGAAGGAAACTGCCCATAGGCTCTCTTTTCCACCTTAGCGCATTTCAAGGTGCGCTGTATTATTCTTTCTGGTCGCTTTATACCGGACAGCTCGATTTTAACAGTTTAATCAGATACTTCCCGAAATCAAGAAAAAAGCTCCGCTTACTGCTGGAATCGTTAAGGTTCAGGGGGTATTTAACGAAAAGGAACGAGCTTTATTTGCTAACCCATAAAGGGCGAAAAAAACTTCATCAATTAGAAGAATGGCTAACTTATGCCTATATAGATCCCCTCTGGCGTCAATTAAGGAGCGAGGGAACTCAAAACCTGATTTGAAGTTCTAATCCAAAGCTTCTCTAAGCTCTCTTGCCACTTCTTCCGGTGATGCAGGATTGATAAAATTCCAGCTTCCAGTTTCAACACTTGCCATCCACTTCATCTTGTCTTTTGAGCGTTTTGGCGGATTAAACTCAATGTGGAAATGGAAAAACTCATCATATAACTCATCTGTGTTATAAGGTGCTGAGAAAAGCATCATCATATAAGGGAATTTTTCTTCAAAAAGCCAATCGTAGCGTTTTGCGACGTCCCGGATGAATTCTGCCAGTTCCCATTTCTCTTCACCTGTCAGGTCGGTCAGGTATGAAACGTGGCGCAGAGGATAAATGTGGCATTCATACGGAAATCGCGCATATGGAGGCACGAGACTTACAAAATAATGCCCTTTTTTAACTATGTTTTTTTCGGGGATATTTTTCAACATATCACACAGCGTGCAGTTACCATTCAAAAAATATTGTTCTCTGGTATAGTTAACTTTCCTCTCCACCCTTGGCGGCAGGTATGGGAAAGCATAAAGCTGTCCGTGAGCGTGGTCAAGGGTTGCTCCCACTTCTCTGCCCCGGTTCTCAAAAATATATATGTATTTTAGATCTTTATTCCTTGAAAGATCCCTGTACCTATCACACCAGACTTCTATTAACTTGGCAAGCTGTTTCACGGGCATATCTGGAACAGCAAGCTCGTGTTCGGAAGTGTACATTATGACTTCGCACTTCCCGAAGGCTCTTGCTTTTTCGACAATGGAATCCTCCTCGGTTATTTCCGGTGCATCAAAGCTGAGCGCTGGAAATCTGTTGTCAAAAACGGCGAGATCGTAATCTTCTTCGAGTTCAAAAACCCCCGGACAAAGGGGACACGCATTTTCAGGCAAAACGGGCCTTGCACTCCTCGCAGAAGAAACTATAACCCATTCCCCTGTAATCGGGTTCCTTCTCAGTTCTTTCATAAGCACCATTCCTTTCATTACGCGCTTTTACTTAAAGAATACCATTACCATAGAGAAATAAAAAGGGACGGTATAAACCGTCCCATAATCTTCATAATCTTTTCTTAGCTTATTAAGAAATTCCGAGGATTTTATCAATCCTAGCCTTATCAAACCCAACTATAACCTGGTTGCCCATAACCACAACGGGCACGCCCATCTGACCGCTCTTGCGGTACATCTCTTCGGCCTTTCGCGGGTCTTTGCTCACATCCACGTCCTTAAAAGGCACACCAAGGGACTTAAAATACTGCTTAACCTTTTTGCACCATGGGCATGAAGGCGTGGAATAAACTGTTATTTTCAGGCTCATCGTTTCACCTCCGTATACCCCCTGTGGGTATTGTCGCTTTAATTATAACACCGACAAAAATAGGTGTCAATATCAAAAGTCAAGAACAACAAACTGAGGAGGAGCCAAAAATCTCAGATGAGCCCACGAACCAACACCGTTGGTTACAAAAACCCTGTAAGTTCCAAATTTACCTTCGCCTTTCAGAAGAGGATACCTGCTTTTGAGGATAATATCGGAAAGCAGCGGGATATAAAACTGTCCCCCATGAGTATGCCCCGATAGGCAAATAATTGGATCAGGTCCGTAATACCTTGCCACTGCATGGGGATAGTGGCTTACAAGCAAAACATCATTACTCGCAGGTGTGGCGTACTTTTCACTTAATGGCATACCCACAAGATTGATGAACCCGGTATCACCGGCTAATTTTACGGTATTACCTTCAAGAAGGCGCACACCAGAGTTTCTGTACACAGCTTTTATTTCAGTGAGCTTTTCAAAGTCCCAATTTCCTACAACAGCGTAAACAGGCGCTATTTCCGACAAAGAGGTGAAAAACCTTTCGAGGTCCTCAAAGTTTGTGTTTTGCTTTATAGCATCTCCACCGAATACGATATAATCTGGATTCAGTTCTTTGGCTTTTTTTATAAGCCTTTCATGAAAACTGTAAAGCCTGTTCATATGAAGGTCGCTGAAGAACAAAACCCTTAAACCTTTATCATTTGATAGTTCGAGATATTTTACTGTAAGAAACTCCGGCTCAAGTACAAGACTGTAAAATGCCAGGGCGACTATTAATGTGAGTAAAACCATAGAAATCCTTCCCAAAAAACCTTTCAAGAAGCTACCTCCATTTCAACCCATTCGTTTTGAATATATTATATACTCTTTTTGAAGTGCAAAGGAGTGAGAGTATGTTTGAAAATAAAAGGCTGTTTGTTTTAGATCTTGATGGAACCTTTTATCTTGGAAACAAACTGCTGCCAGGAAGCCTTGAATTTGCTGAAAAGGTTCATAGCATGGGAGCAGACCTTGTTTTTCTCACGAATAACTCTTCAGCAACAAAAGATGAGTATGTAGATAAATTAGTGAGATTGGGAGTACCTGAAAATCTTTTCGATGTCTATACATCGGCGGAAGCAACAATCCGCTTTCTGAAAGAAAATTTTCCAAAAAAGAGAGTATATCTTCTGGCCGTGCCTTCTGTTGAAAAGCTCTTTCAATGGAGTGGAATTGAGCTTGTCGATGAAAAGCCCGACCTTGTGGTAATGACTTATGACAAGACACTTACTTATGAAAAGATAGAGAAATTCTGCGATTTTGTCAGGCTGGGAGTGCCCTTTGTGACTTCCCACCCGGACATAAACTGTCCCACAGAAAAAGGTCCCATCCCTGATGTTGGAAGTTTTATTGCCCTTGTTGAGGCATCAACAGGCCGAAGACCAGACTACGTAATAGGAAAACCAAACAAAGAGATTCTGGAAATGCTCATAAGGGATTTCGACTCGAAAAAAGAAGAAACAGTGATGATAGGGGATAGGCTTTACACAGATATAGAATGCGGTTTGAGGGCTGGTGTGGAAACCATTCTGGTTCTTTCTGGTGAAACCACGTCGAACATGATTCCAGAAGATCCTCCGTATCATGTATACAAAAATTTGGAAGACATAGTGAAAAGCATGAAATAGTATTCTAAAATTCAATCCCTTTCCGGGCATCTATTCCCTTCTGGTAGTAATGCTTGATTTCTTTCATTTCCGTGACGAGATCAGCAAGCTCTATAATTTCATCAGGGGCGTACCTGCCTGTGAGA encodes:
- a CDS encoding radical SAM protein, whose amino-acid sequence is MFEILKMYSKLFAKPSKDFGLAKYVFPSENVGLYLHIPFCKHFCDFCPYHKIKYDAVLARDYVNLIKKELSLHEIKLFDSLYIGGGTPSDDLDLLAGIFEFLRERVSREIALEVHPLDATLQKLKRIKDLGVNYISLGLQSFNDEVLIHFGRDHSARDNYLALKNALDLDFDFVDVDVVFDPLRFSDKVAHADLENVMRLSPQQISVYPMMRFSYTKFKGTRNRSRREFKVFDTLDEIADKNGYRRDTLWTYVRKDLKKRYTSVAREFYLGLGLSASTFTGYVFATNTFSLARYRENLERRKLPIGSLFHLSAFQGALYYSFWSLYTGQLDFNSLIRYFPKSRKKLRLLLESLRFRGYLTKRNELYLLTHKGRKKLHQLEEWLTYAYIDPLWRQLRSEGTQNLI
- the galT gene encoding galactose-1-phosphate uridylyltransferase, whose amino-acid sequence is MKELRRNPITGEWVIVSSARSARPVLPENACPLCPGVFELEEDYDLAVFDNRFPALSFDAPEITEEDSIVEKARAFGKCEVIMYTSEHELAVPDMPVKQLAKLIEVWCDRYRDLSRNKDLKYIYIFENRGREVGATLDHAHGQLYAFPYLPPRVERKVNYTREQYFLNGNCTLCDMLKNIPEKNIVKKGHYFVSLVPPYARFPYECHIYPLRHVSYLTDLTGEEKWELAEFIRDVAKRYDWLFEEKFPYMMMLFSAPYNTDELYDEFFHFHIEFNPPKRSKDKMKWMASVETGSWNFINPASPEEVARELREALD
- a CDS encoding glutaredoxin family protein — encoded protein: MSLKITVYSTPSCPWCKKVKQYFKSLGVPFKDVDVSKDPRKAEEMYRKSGQMGVPVVVMGNQVIVGFDKARIDKILGIS
- a CDS encoding metallophosphoesterase yields the protein MKGFLGRISMVLLTLIVALAFYSLVLEPEFLTVKYLELSNDKGLRVLFFSDLHMNRLYSFHERLIKKAKELNPDYIVFGGDAIKQNTNFEDLERFFTSLSEIAPVYAVVGNWDFEKLTEIKAVYRNSGVRLLEGNTVKLAGDTGFINLVGMPLSEKYATPASNDVLLVSHYPHAVARYYGPDPIICLSGHTHGGQFYIPLLSDIILKSRYPLLKGEGKFGTYRVFVTNGVGSWAHLRFLAPPQFVVLDF
- a CDS encoding HAD-IIA family hydrolase, producing the protein MFENKRLFVLDLDGTFYLGNKLLPGSLEFAEKVHSMGADLVFLTNNSSATKDEYVDKLVRLGVPENLFDVYTSAEATIRFLKENFPKKRVYLLAVPSVEKLFQWSGIELVDEKPDLVVMTYDKTLTYEKIEKFCDFVRLGVPFVTSHPDINCPTEKGPIPDVGSFIALVEASTGRRPDYVIGKPNKEILEMLIRDFDSKKEETVMIGDRLYTDIECGLRAGVETILVLSGETTSNMIPEDPPYHVYKNLEDIVKSMK